AAAAATTGTCGAGGTTTGGTTATGAAACAGAAGAAAATCATTGTATGCGATGCGATTCACGAAAAAGGTTTTGCAATCTTACGTGCTGAAAAAGATATCGAAGTTATTGACGCTGTGCGTTTGCCTAAAGATGAACTCCTCAAAATTATTGGCGAGAGTGATGTTGCGATTACACGAAGCTCCACCGATGTGGATGAAAAATTTTTAAACGCAGCCACAAACCTTAAAGCGATTGTAAGAGCGGGTGTAGGCGTTGACAACGTGGATCAAGATGGCTGTAGCAGACGTGGTATCATCGCGATGAACGTTCCAACCGCCAATACCATTGCTGCGGTTGAGCTTACGATGGCGCATCTTTTAGGCTGTGCACGAAGCTTTACCAACGCCAACAATCACCTCAAAATTGATCGTGTATGGAACCGCGAAAAATGGTACGGTGTTGAGCTGTGTGAGAAACGTCTTGGTGTCATTGGTTTTGGTAATATCGGTAGTCGCGTTGCGATTCGTGCCAAAGCCTTTGGCATGGAAGTGGTTGCGTATGATCCGTATATCTCTGCTTCCAAAGTAACCGATCTTGGCATGACCTATACCGAAAATTTCAATGACATTTTAAGCTGTGATTTTATTACAATTCATACGCCTAAAAACAAAGAGACGATTAATATCATTTCTCACGATGAAATCGCAAAGATGAAAGATGGCGTACGCCTCATCAACTGTGCGCGTGGTGGTCTTTACAATGAAGAGGCTTTAGTGGAAGGCATTAAAAGTGGCAAAATCGCTTTTGCGGGCATTGATGTTTTCTCCAAAGAGCCAGCAACCAACCATCCTTTACTGGATCTTGAGCATATTTGTGTGACCCCACACCTTGGTGCCAATACGCTAGAGTCTCAAGAAAAAATTGCAATTCAAGCCGCAGAAAATGCGATCAGTGCGGCACGTGGCATTAGTTATCCTAATGCACTGAATCTTCCGATTAAAGCCGAAGACATTCCTGCTTTTGTTGAACCTTACTTAGAACTTGTACAAAAAATGGGTTTTTTAGCTGCACAATTGAACCGCTCAGCGATCAAATCCATTAAGCTTGAGCTTGAAGGAGAGATTGGTGGCTACGCTAAATCCCTCTTAACCTTTGGTATCGTAGGCTCTTTGAAAGAGGCGAATGAAAACAAAATCAACTATGTCAATGCTGAATTTGTTGCTAAAGAGAAAAACATTGAAAGTAAATTTGAAGTAGCCGCAAGCTCAAGTGGCTATAAAAATAAAGTAACACTTGTTTTAACCACTGAAAAAGATGTTGTCAGTATCAGCGGAACCGTTTTTGGTGAAGATGAACAACGCATCGTTGGCATCAATGGCTTTAAGTTTGACTTTAAACCAAAAGGTAAGATGATTATCTTTAAAAATAATGACGTACCAGGTGTTATTGCCCATATCGCTACGATTTTAGCCAAAGAGGGCATTAACATTGCTGACTTTAGATTGGGTCGTGGTGCGCACCAATTTGCAATGGCAGTCATCTTGGTCGATACCGATATTGATAAAAAGATCATTACCGAACTGACAAAACTTGAGTCATGCATTTGGGTTGAGTACGCTGTTTTATAATTTTTTCAAATCTTCCATGGGAGTACCACTTTAGAAGTGGCACTCCTTTTTTTTATGTTAAATATAGTTAACTTATCTCTTCTTTTATTCTCATTATTATGCTTTAATAATGCTTTTAAAAAGTAAAATTTTATTATCTTTTTATAAAATGATCTGCTTAATATTTTTCAATAAATAAATAAACATTATAGTTTTGATAATATGAGTAGAATAAAACAATGAGATAAGGGATTTTGCATGCGAATCATTTTGCTTGTTCTTCTTGCATTGCGTCTCTGCTTTGCAGAGGAGGGGCTTCATTTAGACGATGCGATCCAAAAAGTCAAAGAGCACAACAGCGAGATTGTGATTGCCAAGTTTGATGAAAGAATTAAACTGCTAGAACACCAAGCTGCATTGGGTGCAAACTATGGAAGCTTGGAGCTCTCCCAAGCGGCACTTCGTAGTAATGATGCGCTGAACATTTTTGGTTATAAACTCCAATCGCGTGAAGCCACATTTGCGGACTTTGGCTTCAAGCAGTTTAGTGGAAGTAACTACATGTTAACACCCAATGATCTTAATAATCCCTCTGATCGTAACCATTTTCAAACTAAAATTGAATACACGCTTCCTATTTACACGGGTGGAAAAATCGAGCAGTATGGCAAAATTACCCAAGCATTGCAAACCATGAGCACGCTGGATAAAGAGGCACTAATCCTTCAAAAAATTTATGAGCTCAAAAAGAGTTTTTTTGCCATATCGCTTTTAGATGCTCACCTTTACACCCTTCATATTATTGCTTCCAATACCGCCAAACTCGAAGCAAAAACAGCAATGATGCTGGAAGAGGGCTATGTTAAAAAAGTCGATCTTTTAGAAGTTCAGAGCAAACAAGCCGATGTCGATCGACTGATCCATCAAGCCGAAGCCAACAGAACGCTTTTATATGCCTTTGTTTCCTTCTTGGTGGATGAGCCAGTGACGCAAATTTCGGGAAAGGATGAAGAGGCACCTACGCTTCTAAGCAGTGATGCGCAGATTTTGAGCGACAATCTTGAGATCAAAAAAGCCGAGCAAGGTGTGGAAATCTCTAAGATGGGCATTGCGCTTCAGCAGAGTGCTTTTCTCCCACAGGTGGGTGCGTTTGCAAACTATGGCAGCAGTGATGATAAACTGATGAATGACTTCTCAAAAAACGATGCTTATACGGTTGGGCTTCAAGTGAAATGGAACCTTTTTAACGGCGGAAGTGATAACAATAATTTGGAAAAAGCGCGCGTCGAAAACCTCAAAGCTTCGCAACAACTGGTGTTAGCAAAAAAGCAAATTGCTTTACATGTAAAGCAAATTCAAACGCAGATTCAAAATGATGAGTATGAGATCAATAGCCTTAAAAAAGAGGTGGAACTTTCCCATCTCATCTATGAAAACTATGCAGGAAGATACGAGCAAAAACTTGTCTCGATCAATGATGTTTTGATAAAACAATCCGAAGAGCTCACCAAAGTACTCAGGCTCAAAGAGGTGCAAAATGCACGCAATGAGAAGATCTTTGAGCTTCAAAAATTAGCCAGTAAGGAAGTGCAATGAAATCTTTACATGTAAAAGCGCTCATGCTTATTTTCATCACGACAGGAGCGCTTCAAGCCGGAAGTTTGACTCTCAGTGGTAGCGTGATTTCGGAGAACCAAAAAACGATTTCAAGCCGTTACATGGGCTTTGTGCAAACGGTCAATGTGAACGAAGGTGATGTCGTTAAAAAGGGCGATTTGCTCTACACCATTGACTCAAAAGAGGTCGATACGTCGCTTGCGCAAAGTGAGCTTGCCATTTC
Above is a genomic segment from Sulfurospirillum halorespirans DSM 13726 containing:
- the serA gene encoding phosphoglycerate dehydrogenase, which encodes MKQKKIIVCDAIHEKGFAILRAEKDIEVIDAVRLPKDELLKIIGESDVAITRSSTDVDEKFLNAATNLKAIVRAGVGVDNVDQDGCSRRGIIAMNVPTANTIAAVELTMAHLLGCARSFTNANNHLKIDRVWNREKWYGVELCEKRLGVIGFGNIGSRVAIRAKAFGMEVVAYDPYISASKVTDLGMTYTENFNDILSCDFITIHTPKNKETINIISHDEIAKMKDGVRLINCARGGLYNEEALVEGIKSGKIAFAGIDVFSKEPATNHPLLDLEHICVTPHLGANTLESQEKIAIQAAENAISAARGISYPNALNLPIKAEDIPAFVEPYLELVQKMGFLAAQLNRSAIKSIKLELEGEIGGYAKSLLTFGIVGSLKEANENKINYVNAEFVAKEKNIESKFEVAASSSGYKNKVTLVLTTEKDVVSISGTVFGEDEQRIVGINGFKFDFKPKGKMIIFKNNDVPGVIAHIATILAKEGINIADFRLGRGAHQFAMAVILVDTDIDKKIITELTKLESCIWVEYAVL
- a CDS encoding TolC family protein; its protein translation is MRIILLVLLALRLCFAEEGLHLDDAIQKVKEHNSEIVIAKFDERIKLLEHQAALGANYGSLELSQAALRSNDALNIFGYKLQSREATFADFGFKQFSGSNYMLTPNDLNNPSDRNHFQTKIEYTLPIYTGGKIEQYGKITQALQTMSTLDKEALILQKIYELKKSFFAISLLDAHLYTLHIIASNTAKLEAKTAMMLEEGYVKKVDLLEVQSKQADVDRLIHQAEANRTLLYAFVSFLVDEPVTQISGKDEEAPTLLSSDAQILSDNLEIKKAEQGVEISKMGIALQQSAFLPQVGAFANYGSSDDKLMNDFSKNDAYTVGLQVKWNLFNGGSDNNNLEKARVENLKASQQLVLAKKQIALHVKQIQTQIQNDEYEINSLKKEVELSHLIYENYAGRYEQKLVSINDVLIKQSEELTKVLRLKEVQNARNEKIFELQKLASKEVQ